In the genome of Candidatus Tectomicrobia bacterium, the window TGGGCATCCTGGGCGCCCTCATCCGGGAGCCCCGCCCCCTGCGGCTCAAGGACCTGGGCCTCGACCCCCGCTCGGCGGGCTTCCCGCCGGGCCACCCGCCGATGCGCTCCTTCCTGGGCGTGCCGCTCCTGTCCGAGGGGAAGGCGTGCGGGAACTTCTACTTCACCGAGAAGGAGGGAGCGGAGGAGTTCAGCCCGGCGGACGAGCGCATGGCGGAGAACTTCGCCCGCCTCGCCGTCCGGGCCATCCAGCACCCGGCGGCCCACGCGGGCATCCGGCGGGACCTGGAAACCTTCCGGAGCGCGGCTGCGGATCCCGGGGCCGTCATCATCGTGAACCCGGGGCGCGAGATCATCGTGTGGAACGAGGGGGCGCGGGACCTCTACGGCTATACGCGAGAGGAGGCCCTGGGCCGGCGCCTCGAAGAGCTGCTCATTCCGCCGGAGCGGCGGGAAGCCTGGCTGAACCGGTATCTGAACGAGCACGTCCGGGACCTTCGGGCCGGGAAGACGGTTCAGTACAATGGGACGCCCCTCCACAAGAACGGCCGGGAAATCCACGTGAGCGTGACCTTCTCCCCCATCCGCCACGGCGAAGCGGGGATCATGGCGGTCACCGGGACGCTCAAGGTCACGAAGAAGGACGGGAACGAGGCGGCGTGACGCCGCCCCCCGGGTAAGAAATTCTTCCTCCGCCTCCCCGGCCGAAGGCCCTCGCGTTCCGGTCCGTCCTCCTATCCCGGGGCGCCGCGCGGCCCGCGGCCCGCCATGTCGGGCCGCGCCCTGGAGGCCCTTCCTTGCCAGAACCGCCCGGGTATCGGATACTGACATTCGAGGGAAATGCTGTGTCGACGCCTGTTCCGGCAACACCAATGCCTACTCCCGAGAAAACACCCCGTCCCAATTTCCGGGGCGCCGATTCCCTGCAAGAGCTGGTGGACGTGGGGACACGGCTGGCCGGGGCCCGCTACGGCGCCCTCGGCGTGCTGAACGAACGGGGCGACGCCTTCTCCCGCTTCCTCACCCGCGGCATCAGCAAGGAGATGCGGACCGCCGTCCCCTTCGTCCCCGCGGACCGGGGGCTGCTGGCCGCGCCCATCCTGGATTCCCGGCCCTTGCGGACCAGGGACATCCTGCGCAATCCGGGGGCCGGCGCGCTGCCCGAGAACCGCCTGCCGGTGAGCAATCTCCTCGCCCTCCCCGTCCTGGCGGAGAAACGGGTGCTCGGGGGCCTCTACTTCGCGGAGAAGATTGGCGCCGCCCAGTTCCGGGCGACGGACATCCCCCTGATGCAGAACTTCGCGAACCTGGCGGCCGAGCTGATCGAGGGGCTGGCGGGCCCGGAGGAGACGGGGCGCTTTCTCGATATATTCCGGGAAGCCCTGGAGACGGACCTGGCCTGCCTCATCACCGACCCGTCCCGGCGGATCGTCTTCTGGAACCCGGCGGCCCGCCGCCTCTTCGGCCATGCGGAGGAGGAGGCGCTGGGACGGCGTTTCGAGGAGGTGCTGGTCCCGCCGGAGGAGTTCGCGGTGTGGAGGAAAAGCTTCATCCCCCGCGTCCTGCGCGAGTTCATGGACGGCAAGGAGGTCCGCTACGAAGCCCCGCGCCTGCACAAGGACGGCCGGCGGGTCCGGGTCGGCGCCCTGCTTTCCCCCGTCATCCAGGTCCGGGGCGGGATCGCCGCCATCACGGTCATCGGGAAATATGAGGGAATCTCTCCATTTTGACCGCGCCGTCCCGCGAGCGCTCAGGTGTTTTCCTTACTTGACCGGGGGAGCCGGCAGGTCTCATCTTGACAGGCAATGTCCAACCCCTGGCCCGGGAGTCCGGATCCGCTCCGCCGCTTCCCCCGCCCGTTCATGCCTCACGGTTCCGTGCGTCGGCATAACTCATTTCACATTGCCGGAAGTCCGAATATGGTTTAAAGTTCCAGGTTAACTTTGGCACAGGCCGGATTCCGCCTGATAAGGAAGGCAAATGCCCGAGACGAAACTG includes:
- a CDS encoding PAS domain S-box protein codes for the protein MPTPEKTPRPNFRGADSLQELVDVGTRLAGARYGALGVLNERGDAFSRFLTRGISKEMRTAVPFVPADRGLLAAPILDSRPLRTRDILRNPGAGALPENRLPVSNLLALPVLAEKRVLGGLYFAEKIGAAQFRATDIPLMQNFANLAAELIEGLAGPEETGRFLDIFREALETDLACLITDPSRRIVFWNPAARRLFGHAEEEALGRRFEEVLVPPEEFAVWRKSFIPRVLREFMDGKEVRYEAPRLHKDGRRVRVGALLSPVIQVRGGIAAITVIGKYEGISPF
- a CDS encoding GAF domain-containing protein, yielding MPDTHILEEIVELGTRLVGARYGALAVLNERGGAVQTFVTAGMEAETRAAIGAPPRGLGILGALIREPRPLRLKDLGLDPRSAGFPPGHPPMRSFLGVPLLSEGKACGNFYFTEKEGAEEFSPADERMAENFARLAVRAIQHPAAHAGIRRDLETFRSAAADPGAVIIVNPGREIIVWNEGARDLYGYTREEALGRRLEELLIPPERREAWLNRYLNEHVRDLRAGKTVQYNGTPLHKNGREIHVSVTFSPIRHGEAGIMAVTGTLKVTKKDGNEAA